A DNA window from Luteolibacter luteus contains the following coding sequences:
- a CDS encoding sugar phosphate isomerase/epimerase family protein, with protein MKLTGFADEAGRDLDTQIRATKELGWSAISCRMVDGVNLHELPQEKFDAVADRLDAEGIQVPEFGSLIANWGKKISSDFDITLAEIERAIPRMKRLNTQLIRVMSYAQEAWGEDQQEQERFRRLREIVKRFDDAGLTAIHENCMNWGGFSPEHTLRLIEEVPGLKLVFDTGNPLFQRDRSKPEPSPWQDPWEFWTKVRDHVVHIHIKDCISPPSDGVEPIYTMPGEGDAKIPEILADAKSRGYDGWVAIEPHVATVFHVKDQSQVDWQQCFDSYVDYGKRMDQIIAAL; from the coding sequence ATGAAACTCACCGGATTCGCCGACGAAGCAGGCCGTGATCTCGATACCCAGATCCGCGCGACGAAGGAGCTCGGATGGTCCGCCATTTCCTGCCGCATGGTGGATGGCGTGAACCTCCACGAACTCCCGCAGGAGAAGTTCGATGCCGTGGCCGACCGACTCGATGCCGAGGGCATCCAAGTCCCGGAGTTCGGCTCCCTGATCGCGAATTGGGGCAAGAAGATCAGCAGTGACTTCGACATCACCCTCGCGGAGATCGAGCGTGCCATCCCGCGCATGAAGCGGCTGAACACACAGCTCATCCGCGTGATGTCCTACGCGCAGGAAGCTTGGGGTGAAGACCAGCAGGAGCAGGAGCGCTTCCGCCGCCTGCGGGAAATCGTGAAGCGTTTCGACGATGCCGGCCTGACCGCCATCCATGAGAACTGCATGAACTGGGGCGGCTTCTCCCCGGAGCACACCTTGCGGCTGATCGAGGAAGTCCCTGGCCTGAAGCTCGTCTTCGATACCGGCAATCCGCTCTTCCAACGCGATCGCTCGAAGCCCGAGCCATCCCCATGGCAAGATCCCTGGGAGTTCTGGACGAAGGTCCGCGACCACGTCGTCCACATCCACATCAAGGACTGCATCAGCCCGCCAAGCGATGGCGTGGAGCCAATCTACACCATGCCCGGCGAAGGCGACGCGAAAATCCCGGAGATCCTCGCCGATGCGAAATCGCGCGGCTACGACGGCTGGGTAGCGATCGAGCCCCATGTCGCAACCGTCTTCCACGTGAAGGATCAATCGCAGGTCGATTGGCAGCAGTGCTTCGACAGCTACGTGGACTACGGCAAGCGCATGGACCAGATCATCGCCGCACTCTGA
- a CDS encoding Gfo/Idh/MocA family protein, translating into MKFGIIGAGMIGHFHAKAITAMTGGELHSVFDLRAEAAEKLATEYGAKAYSDMAAFLADPELEIVTIGTPSGSHLEPSLAALNAGKHVICEKPLEVTVERIDQQIAAAKANGKTIAAVLNRRFHPGMDAFKKAADEGRFGKLTSASCYVKWYRDQAYYDSAAWRGTWALDGGGALMNQSIHTIDALIYLAGPIKSVQANTACLAHTDIEVEDIAVAIVEFENGARGVIEGSTCTWSKDGHPARVQLCGTEGSVFLADEAFELWDFMHEKPEDAEIRSTLMKGQGAGLGANDPKAINFYQHQRNFEEVVNAIKEGREPTVSANEARKPVAVIRAIYESAQNGGKKIEL; encoded by the coding sequence ATGAAATTCGGAATCATCGGTGCCGGCATGATCGGCCACTTCCACGCCAAGGCCATCACCGCCATGACCGGAGGCGAGCTCCACTCCGTCTTCGACCTTCGCGCTGAGGCCGCCGAGAAACTCGCCACCGAATACGGCGCGAAGGCCTACTCCGACATGGCCGCTTTCCTCGCCGACCCCGAACTGGAGATTGTCACCATCGGCACCCCTTCCGGCTCGCACCTCGAGCCCTCCCTCGCCGCGCTGAATGCCGGCAAGCACGTGATCTGCGAAAAGCCGCTGGAAGTCACCGTGGAGCGCATCGACCAGCAGATCGCCGCTGCCAAGGCCAACGGCAAGACCATCGCCGCCGTGCTGAACCGCCGCTTCCACCCCGGCATGGACGCCTTCAAGAAGGCTGCCGATGAAGGCCGCTTCGGCAAACTCACCTCCGCCTCCTGCTATGTGAAGTGGTATCGCGACCAAGCCTACTACGATTCCGCCGCATGGCGTGGCACCTGGGCTCTCGATGGCGGCGGCGCGCTGATGAACCAATCGATCCACACCATCGATGCCCTGATCTACCTCGCCGGACCGATCAAGTCTGTCCAAGCAAACACCGCTTGCCTCGCTCACACCGACATCGAAGTGGAAGACATCGCGGTCGCCATCGTCGAGTTCGAGAATGGCGCACGCGGCGTGATCGAAGGCTCCACCTGCACCTGGTCGAAGGACGGCCACCCGGCCCGGGTCCAGCTCTGCGGCACGGAAGGCTCCGTCTTCCTCGCGGACGAAGCCTTCGAGCTCTGGGACTTCATGCATGAGAAGCCGGAGGATGCCGAAATCCGCTCGACCCTCATGAAGGGCCAGGGCGCGGGACTTGGTGCCAACGATCCCAAGGCTATCAACTTCTACCAACACCAGCGCAACTTCGAGGAAGTCGTGAACGCCATCAAGGAAGGCCGCGAACCCACCGTCTCCGCCAACGAGGCACGCAAGCCAGTGGCCGTGATCCGCGCCATCTACGAGAGCGCCCAGAACGGCGGCAAGAAGATCGAACTCTAA
- a CDS encoding MFS transporter: MANLSDNPKHRPWWTQLNGYHWFVMIVASLAWFFDCLDQRLFSLARNPALKSLMPGAEAGEIQAVGKEVTALFLVGWGIGGMIFGALGDRYGRSKMLTVTVLLYSVFTGLSFFSHYYWDFAIYRFLTGVGVGGVFGLAVALIAETVPDGARAGALGTLQVLSTVGNISAAFIKMGIDNLEAGGTIAPGNGWRWLFLVGALPAFLVFFIRGHLKEPEPWLKLKREGRLPTGGIFAPYAALLSDKRWRHNLIVGAIIASTGVVGLWAIGEYAVDLQRIVFRKHFEGLGMAPADIDKAMNAAVSKAYLLSMVGAALGMSFFTWLCGKLGRRASFAVGFTSAAVITALVYWKMNSPMDAYWMTPLMSGAQLGILAGFAIYLPELFPSRLRSTGTSFCYNLGRFAAAGGSFFSAALAKGAYGQFGSPVMERYSAMTMCAIYIVGIIALLWAPETKGKPLPED; encoded by the coding sequence ATGGCAAACTTGTCAGACAACCCGAAGCACAGGCCGTGGTGGACGCAGCTCAATGGCTACCACTGGTTCGTAATGATCGTGGCCTCCTTGGCGTGGTTTTTCGACTGTCTTGACCAGCGTTTGTTCTCCTTGGCGCGGAATCCGGCGCTCAAATCTTTGATGCCCGGAGCTGAGGCCGGGGAGATCCAGGCGGTGGGTAAGGAAGTGACCGCGCTGTTCCTTGTGGGGTGGGGGATTGGCGGGATGATTTTCGGTGCGCTGGGTGACCGCTATGGGCGCTCGAAGATGCTGACGGTGACGGTGCTGCTTTACTCGGTGTTCACGGGACTGAGCTTCTTCAGTCACTACTATTGGGACTTTGCGATCTACCGTTTTCTTACCGGAGTGGGCGTTGGAGGTGTCTTCGGGCTGGCGGTGGCGTTGATCGCGGAGACGGTGCCGGATGGGGCTCGCGCCGGGGCCTTGGGCACCTTGCAGGTGCTTTCCACCGTGGGAAATATCTCCGCAGCCTTCATCAAGATGGGCATCGATAATCTGGAGGCGGGCGGAACCATTGCTCCTGGCAATGGCTGGCGCTGGCTCTTCCTTGTGGGCGCCTTGCCGGCTTTCCTGGTCTTTTTCATCCGCGGCCACCTGAAAGAGCCCGAGCCTTGGCTGAAGCTGAAGCGTGAGGGGCGTCTTCCGACAGGCGGGATTTTCGCTCCGTACGCCGCGCTGCTAAGCGACAAACGATGGCGGCACAATTTGATCGTGGGTGCGATCATCGCCTCCACTGGCGTAGTGGGGCTTTGGGCGATCGGTGAATATGCGGTCGATCTCCAGCGCATCGTCTTCCGCAAGCACTTCGAAGGCCTCGGCATGGCTCCCGCAGACATCGACAAGGCAATGAATGCGGCGGTGAGCAAAGCTTACTTGCTGAGCATGGTGGGTGCGGCCCTGGGCATGTCCTTCTTCACGTGGCTATGCGGCAAGCTGGGCCGACGGGCCTCCTTCGCGGTTGGCTTTACCTCTGCCGCGGTGATCACGGCGCTCGTGTACTGGAAGATGAACTCCCCGATGGATGCCTACTGGATGACGCCGCTGATGAGCGGTGCGCAGCTTGGCATTCTTGCGGGCTTCGCGATCTATCTGCCAGAGCTTTTCCCAAGCCGCCTCCGGAGCACCGGAACTTCGTTCTGCTACAACCTTGGCCGTTTTGCCGCGGCAGGCGGCAGCTTCTTCTCCGCCGCGCTGGCGAAGGGTGCCTATGGCCAATTCGGCTCGCCCGTGATGGAACGCTATTCCGCCATGACGATGTGTGCGATCTACATCGTGGGTATCATCGCGCTGCTCTGGGCTCCCGAGACGAAGGGCAAGCCGCTGCCCGAGGATTGA
- a CDS encoding DUF6980 family protein encodes MKTHCCARMVAAIESTCEKHPDRFNCPDALIHYSTRSDGYGLIVHDGGSSVIGIDYCPWCGAALASSEEES; translated from the coding sequence ATGAAGACACATTGCTGTGCAAGAATGGTCGCAGCGATCGAAAGCACCTGTGAAAAGCATCCGGACCGTTTCAACTGTCCGGATGCCTTGATCCATTATTCCACCCGATCCGACGGATACGGGCTCATCGTTCACGACGGTGGCTCCTCCGTGATCGGCATCGATTACTGCCCTTGGTGCGGGGCAGCCTTGGCATCTTCGGAGGAAGAGAGCTGA